The following proteins come from a genomic window of Geminicoccaceae bacterium SCSIO 64248:
- a CDS encoding DUF262 domain-containing protein translates to MSDLFTALADPDEVAERVEAVRREARYIVTDFSVELVLSKFRDTAENEGDIFVPDYQRSLAWSTEQSSYFIESLLLRVPVPPIFLYDVEGRLEIVDGSQRIRSLVRFANGDFGLEGLDKLDMLNGFHFNELPPSVQRRFHITPI, encoded by the coding sequence GTGTCGGACCTGTTCACCGCGCTTGCCGATCCGGATGAGGTCGCCGAACGCGTAGAGGCGGTGCGGCGCGAGGCGCGCTATATCGTGACCGACTTTTCCGTGGAGTTGGTGCTCTCGAAGTTCAGGGACACGGCCGAGAACGAAGGCGACATTTTCGTACCCGATTATCAGCGAAGTCTCGCGTGGAGCACCGAACAGAGCAGCTACTTCATCGAAAGTCTTCTACTTCGCGTGCCGGTTCCGCCCATCTTCCTCTATGATGTGGAAGGGCGTCTGGAGATCGTCGATGGCTCGCAGCGTATCCGCTCACTGGTGCGGTTCGCTAATGGCGACTTCGGTCTAGAGGGCCTCGACAAGCTGGACATGCTCAACGGTTTCCATTTCAACGAACTGCCACCTTCAGTGCAGCGACGGTTCCACATCACGCCGATATGA
- a CDS encoding very short patch repair endonuclease: MVAKTPKIDGRLPARAQTEEAGYLSGGPVPDATTSLRRQMMQSIKRAGTTPEMRVRRALFAAGHRYRVNVRGMPGTPDIVLSGRHLAIFVHGCFWHRHEGCRFATTPRTRAEFWQDKFARNVARDADKRRLLEDDGWRVVEVWECAVKDGSFAAPLLELVTSLPPVARRRR; the protein is encoded by the coding sequence ATGGTGGCGAAGACACCCAAGATCGATGGGCGGCTGCCAGCCCGTGCGCAGACTGAGGAAGCAGGGTATTTATCCGGGGGTCCGGTACCCGACGCCACAACGTCGCTTCGGCGGCAGATGATGCAATCTATCAAACGCGCCGGGACGACACCCGAGATGCGCGTGCGGCGAGCGCTGTTCGCGGCCGGTCATCGCTACCGGGTCAACGTGCGTGGCATGCCCGGCACACCCGACATCGTGCTGTCAGGACGGCACCTCGCGATCTTCGTGCATGGCTGTTTCTGGCATCGCCATGAGGGCTGCCGGTTCGCGACCACGCCGCGGACCCGCGCCGAGTTCTGGCAGGACAAGTTCGCGCGCAACGTGGCGCGCGATGCAGACAAGCGGCGCCTACTGGAAGACGACGGGTGGCGGGTCGTCGAGGTCTGGGAATGCGCGGTCAAGGACGGTTCCTTTGCGGCGCCTCTGCTGGAGCTCGTCACTTCGCTGCCGCCGGTGGCACGGAGGCGTCGCTGA